AATGTGACGGAATGGTGTAAGAAGGAAATCTGCTGGCAGCGGGTACGCGAAAGCGATGTACAACTTAACCGTACATTTATTCGGGAATTGATTGGCGGGGATGAAGTGCAGGTTGTAAAAAAAGATGCACGGACTCAGCAACAAATCAATTCAGGGATCGAAGCCCAGACAACAGTCGTCACTTTAGGTGCAGCATACTGGTCAAGGCTCGGCGAATGGGGAAGACAAAATAAACTGTTATCCGCTAATGATGAAAAACTGCTGAAAGTTGCATCCAGGATTCCCAAAGCCATTCCAACCGACTGGCAAAGTGTAGCCCTTCTTTCAATCTTACAACGAATGGAAGAGGAGGGCTTTCATACGGAATAGCCCGGAGAATTTTAACCTCATTTACGCTCTGAAGTTTTTCAATTTATAAAATCGCATTAAAATTTTAGCGGTCTATTCGTTTCTTAGCGCCTCCATCGGGTTAATCCGGGTTGCGCGGCGCGCAGGAATGTAACACGCCAGCAGTGCTACACCGAGCAAAACCACAGTGACCGCCGAATAGGTCAATAAATCAGTCCCGCTTACGCCAAAGAGCAAACTCTTCATTAACCGCGCCAGCATCAAAGCGGCGAAGATGCCGATACCAATACCAATCAATGTCAACCTGGTTCCCTGCGCCATTGTCAGTTTCAAAATGTCTGCGGGTCGCGCGCCGAGCGCCTGTCGTATACCGATTTCGCGTGTGCGTTGCGAAATCGCATACGCCATCACCCCGTAAATGCCAATCGCTGCAAGCGCCAGGGCGAGCGCGCCGAAGATGCCGAAAATCATCGCCGTGATGCGCGCCGGCATTAACGCCAGTCCCAGCTTTTCCGCAAGCGTCAGAGTCGATAACGGCATATGCGAATCCTTCTGTTGCACTTCGTTGCGAACCACTGCCAACAGTTTTTGCGGGTCGCTCGCGGCGCGCACCACCAGCGTCGTGCTGCCTGCATACGCCTGTTGCATCGGGCGACAAACATAAGGTTGCGGCTCTTCGCCAAGCCCCGCATATTTGCCGTCTTCGATAATGCCGACAATCTGCATCAGCGGCGCGGTCGCCGCGCCTTGACGAAAACGTTTGCCGAGCGCCGCTTCGCCGGCAAAGAATCGCCGCGCAAAGGTTTGGTTGACAATCGCGACCGGCAGCGCGTTTTCATCGTCCTGCTCGGTGAAATCGCGCCCCTGCAAAATTCGCGTGCCCATAGCTTGCAAATAGTTTGGACTGATGCGACTCATCATGGCTCTTGGCGCATTTGATGCGCGTTCCGGCGTTTGCCCTTCAATGAAAACTGCGCCCCTAGCGAAATGCAAATCCACGGGCGCGAGGTCAACGATTCCCACGTCCTGCACACCCGGCAAAGTTCGTACACGTTCCAATATCTGTTTCTGAAATTCGCGACCACGCGCATTGTCATAGCCCTGCAAGCGTAAATCGAAAGATAGCGTGACCGCATTTTGCGGATTAAATCCAAGTGTGATTGCCTGGGTTTGTTGCAAGGCGCGCAGCATCAATCCGCCGCCGATGAGCAACATAATCGACAGCGCCACCTGTAAGACAATTAAACTATTTTTCCACCACGAACGCCGGTAACTGCCAAGCGCCGTTTCAGCTTTTAACGCCGTCAGTAAATCAATTTTGGTGGTTTGCAAAGCGGGCAATAAGCCAAACGTCATGCCGGTTGCCAGCGAAGTCAAAAAGGTAAAAAGCAACACGCGATAATCGATGTGCAGGTCTATCAACAAAGGAAAATCCACCGGCAGTTGAAAGCCGCTCATCAATTCCACGAGCCAGTAAGCCAGCAGTAAGCCAACCGCGCCGCTCATTATTGCCAGCAACAGGCTTTCGGTCATGAGTTGCCAGATGACGCGGCGACGACTGGCACCCAGAGCTAACCGCACAGCAATCTCTTTACGCCGTTCGGCGGCACGCGCCAACAGTAAATTTGCGAGATTGGTACAGGCAAGCAGCAAAACGAAGGCAACCACCACCAGAACGATTCCCAGGAAACCCAAAAGCCGGTCAATCATCATCCCGCCCATCAGTCCCGCGCCGGGCGCAGATAAAGCGATGCGCTTGCCTTCATTGATTTCCGGATATTCGCCTTCGAGGTCTGCGGCAATCGCGTTAAGCGCAGTTTGAGCCTGTTCGATGCTGACACCGGCTTTGAGTCGCCCCTGCACGAGGGTCAATTCGGTGCCGCGTTTATCGAGCCAGGGGTTGCCGGTTTCAATCTCTGATTGCATCGCCATAGGAAACCACAATTGCGGCTCGGCGATAATTTCGGTGCCAAAGAAGCCCGGCGGCGCAACCCCGATAATGGTGAAACTGCGACCATTGACAATCACATCTTTGCCGATAATAGCGTTTGCGCCGCCAAAGCGTTGCTGCCAGCATTTGTGGCTAATGACAGTGACCGGATGCGCGCCCGGCTGCCGGTCATCATCTTCGACAATCAATCGTCCAAGCGCCGCTCGCACACCGAGCACTGCAAAATAGTTGCCGGTCACAATATAACCCCACAGCTTGTCATTGGTGTTGTCATAGGTGACATTGAGCGGGACAAAGCGATAGCCAATGAGTCCCTCAAAAACCTGGTTGCGGTCGCGAAAATCTTTGTAGTTGGGATAGGAAAAGGTTGTCGATACTCTGAGCGCCGCAGCATTTTGTAAAGCGACGACTTGTTCGGGGCGTTCGATTGGCAAAGGGCGTAACGCGGCGGTGTTTACTAAACTGAAGATTGCCGTATTAGCGCCAATCCCCAGTCCCAGCGAGAGCAAAGCGATAATCGTAAATCCCGGACGCTTCCAGAGCATACGCAATCCGTAGCGCATATCTTGAATGAATTTTTCAAGCACTGATATTCCCCCTTATCGGTTTTGTCTGTGCGACCCCTCTGAGTTTGATAAGCAACTGTCGCGCACTGCTTGCGCAGACATTGCGGTTCGCAACTGGTCGCCGGCAGGCGTCTGAAAGCGGCTTTTCAGTTCTACTCTAACTTCACCCAAGTTGCTCTTCATTAACCCTTCCCATTAGACGCGCAATGCCGCCGTGTAACGGTCGCAGCATTCTATCAAAGTGGACTGAATCGCTCCTAATGCGCGGGTGATTTCT
The sequence above is drawn from the Acidobacteriota bacterium genome and encodes:
- a CDS encoding AIPR family protein; protein product: MRSIVAYTIALLASLIKTQAPKRALDLRSIWAKQTVSSNLDNQLTLIAKAAFDVIVSPSQGFQNVTEWCKKEICWQRVRESDVQLNRTFIRELIGGDEVQVVKKDARTQQQINSGIEAQTTVVTLGAAYWSRLGEWGRQNKLLSANDEKLLKVASRIPKAIPTDWQSVALLSILQRMEEEGFHTE
- a CDS encoding ABC transporter permease, with protein sequence MLEKFIQDMRYGLRMLWKRPGFTIIALLSLGLGIGANTAIFSLVNTAALRPLPIERPEQVVALQNAAALRVSTTFSYPNYKDFRDRNQVFEGLIGYRFVPLNVTYDNTNDKLWGYIVTGNYFAVLGVRAALGRLIVEDDDRQPGAHPVTVISHKCWQQRFGGANAIIGKDVIVNGRSFTIIGVAPPGFFGTEIIAEPQLWFPMAMQSEIETGNPWLDKRGTELTLVQGRLKAGVSIEQAQTALNAIAADLEGEYPEINEGKRIALSAPGAGLMGGMMIDRLLGFLGIVLVVVAFVLLLACTNLANLLLARAAERRKEIAVRLALGASRRRVIWQLMTESLLLAIMSGAVGLLLAYWLVELMSGFQLPVDFPLLIDLHIDYRVLLFTFLTSLATGMTFGLLPALQTTKIDLLTALKAETALGSYRRSWWKNSLIVLQVALSIMLLIGGGLMLRALQQTQAITLGFNPQNAVTLSFDLRLQGYDNARGREFQKQILERVRTLPGVQDVGIVDLAPVDLHFARGAVFIEGQTPERASNAPRAMMSRISPNYLQAMGTRILQGRDFTEQDDENALPVAIVNQTFARRFFAGEAALGKRFRQGAATAPLMQIVGIIEDGKYAGLGEEPQPYVCRPMQQAYAGSTTLVVRAASDPQKLLAVVRNEVQQKDSHMPLSTLTLAEKLGLALMPARITAMIFGIFGALALALAAIGIYGVMAYAISQRTREIGIRQALGARPADILKLTMAQGTRLTLIGIGIGIFAALMLARLMKSLLFGVSGTDLLTYSAVTVVLLGVALLACYIPARRATRINPMEALRNE